The genomic interval GACAACCATTGTGAGCGAGACCTCAACTACAGTCAACTCCACAGATAATCCTGATGGACAGTCAAAAGTCACTGTTAAAACGGTTCATCTTGACATCAACATTTCTTCAAAGACAACTGGACCTACCAATGTAACACCAACCACAGTAACCAATTCAGAAACGGCTCCCAAGACAGAGGCGTTAACCATCTTGAAACCACCTGAAAAACCAAAACCACCAAGAAAGAAGCCAGGTGGAGGATGGGCAAGACTTGTCAAGCACCTTGTGATTGAACCAGAAGAGCCAAAATTTCCTGAGCAACAAAAAGCAGAGGACAAAACTGGTAAATCCGTAGAGGCGCAAAAGGCAACCACTGAAGGGACTCAAGAGAGCAAATCCAACCGCGCTAACAAGATGTGGGATGCTTTACTCTACCGTATGGCTACAACAACCAAGGAGCCAGAGAAGCCAGGGCAGACCGCTCCCCCACCACTTCCTTTTTTCCGCTCCCGTTTGCCGCTTCTATTGCATCGACCTCGGTTCGATGCTAGAAAGCTAAAAGAAGCCGCAGCCCGGCCCCTGCGTAGAGTGACCGCTTTCTTCCACAGAAGAGTCGCCGATAAAACAACGCCGGGCACTTTCAACAGGACCGCATCCGGGTGGAGCATTCGAGATGAGAATGCCGAGGATGAGAAGAAAGCCATCGAGGACGATACCAAGCAGTGAGGGAATGCCATCCTTAAGACTACCCCTGACCCTCTGCATGCACggtgtcctctacataaataatgcTCTACCCAAGCTCTTTTGTATTTCTGTATTTTATGTGTTATTGCTGTGGCTGTGTATTGGTTTCCCACATAACTCCTATGTGCATATTAACTGTTCACTCTCTGGCATGGCAGGTTCTACTAAAAATATTAATGACGGGTACAATACATAAAGATAACTGTAAGGTGGTGTTAAAGTGCACAGTCAGTCCGTAGGGGGCAACGTGCCGCACTTCAGTCTATTTTATATTCTGCATGAAAGGCCAAattagaagaaaagaaaaagctaaGACCATGGGTATGGAGCCTGTATAGCTGTAAGCAAAGGCCGTATGGCTCCATATGAGATCGAAGACGAGAGTCCATGTATATTAGAAGGCTCCCTACATTATATTGAGTCCTCACAAAATGGAAGCATAATATGGCCATGTACATGAAGCCTAAGGTTACTATGCAGGCTGGTAGATTATAACCAATGGTGGTGCAGCTGGAGATGGTCCATGATCGGCTATTGTTGTGGTTGTGATCATTCTACGTTTGACTTAACAGCAACCTCAAACCTTAAAAAGGGAACCTCTCACTAGGTTTTTCCTGCTCTAAAACCCTGCCACTGCTTTTACTGTAGCCCTTTCGTATTCTAAAAGTGTCCCTAAATGTAATAATAGGTCCATCAAGTCATGGTAGCCAAGCCCTACACATAGCCAAATCTGGCTTTGTGTTCCTGAAGAACAGGAGAAGTCATCTCCAGCCCCTTCTAATTCCAGCGCATGATCCGTTATCTTATAGTCACACAGTAAAACTGGAAATACTTGTATTGGGAATCTCATTTTGACAATCAGCAATGATACGGATGCAAGTACACCCAGTTTCACTGGACCAGAACTAGAAGTCAACGATAGGGTTGAGGGATTTAGAACAGCTTGAGATTGGGTACCCAGTCTTCAGAGTCATCGATCAAGCCAGGTCAGACATGTTTAGGTACTGGCCACTATGACTTTCTGCCAAGTATAAGATGGGACACCTTTAGAAACCCAAAGAGAAGAAAAACCATAAAATAAGATACTGTCAGGTTCCCTTTGAATACAACAAACCAGGCTTCATTTGCACCACTGGTTCCATTGGAGGCAACAACCTTCTTGTAGATACTTGCAGCCTCCTTGTACATGGATGTTCTTATTCCCAAACCAATGAACGTACAGGGAACATGGTTTCTGTTCTTTCCAAACTAAACCTTCCATGGTGCTCAACCACTAAATTTTAGCTGTGTCCCATCAACTGCTAAAACGCTCAaggttgtccattttttgcaATGGGTTAGAAGGATGAATTATAAGATTGAGAAAAGGAACGAGAGTTAAGAAAatgagagagagatagaaagTAAAGAAAGATGCAGAGGGATTTTTAGATTACCTCATCAAGGCTCATCCAACCGGACCTTCTCATATTTTCCATGTCCAGTTGGAACAAATTTGTATTTCGGTGTCGCACTCTGTGGGAAAGACCAAGTCAAAGGTCAGTCTGGGTGTGAATGTTTTGTTCTCCATGACGTGTTGCAGTTACCCAACATTTACATATATTATCCATCAGTGGCCACATACTCACAGATTTAATACCAgagttgacttttttttcataaaattatacaacaggaggcgATTCCAAAGTCTCCATAGGGGATGGTAAACCTGGATTGGTCATTGTCTTGTAATGCACCCTTGACCATGCTACTGCTTTGGGACCCCAAGAGAGAGAATTTGGGTCCAATTTTTGTTGCTGCAATACGGTTTGCTACTAGCTAGCGAGAACCTGTACTGGATTCTCCATAGAAAatgcattgaaagcaatgggtggAAAATTGGTCCGAGTGGTAAAAAGGGACCCAAACAGTAGCAACATCCGGCAGCATTATTGGGGGATCCATCTTAACATCTATTATGGGACCCCCTCTATTCTATAGACGCCATTGGTTTGAGGTCAGCCCACTTGACTTCTACAACTGGGTAGGCTTAAAGGCCTAGTTATGGCAACAAAGATATAGGATGCTGTTAACACAGGTTAGATGCATCCCAAGGCGTTTTCAGAGGGGTATCGGCCATGTACAACTTACGTTTTGTAAGTGATGTCTCAATCTGTGCATAAGTTTACCGGTTCTGGTAAGTGGAGCCTTTTGAACCCGCTCCGTAATAATTCTAATACTTtataataaatgttatatttgctaaattaataaaaatctaaagtAATACAACTTTCTGCCTTTCTAAATATCACAGATACAATTCAGATGTACGGTGAACCATATGGACAGGTCTATATGGAAGGTTTACCTTATTACTCTGTACTGACTTGGTGTTCTGCTCCCATAAGCTCTTTTTGCTGAGGACTTCTCCTGGTCTTACCTCCTACAATACAAGGATAAAGGTAACAAGTGGTCACCAATAATCCTGTCTCGATATACATATACTCAGATGGGAGTAAAAAATATAACTTACTGTGACTTTTGGACACCCGGCTTGGCCGTCTGGATCAGATTTCCCTTTACCCCACTGGTTGATCATCTCCGATACACCAATGTTTATACCTTCTGTgtcctatataatataatggattAACAGTTGCTCGGATATCACTATCAAGATCGTTATCTCTTACATTATGGTGGCTCTTCACAGGACCAAATGGTAGATCTCACCACCTATAGGCCTCATGTCAGTATGGCTTCTATAACATGGAAGTCTACCGCATGGCTGAATTGCAAGGTAGACAAATATCTACCCTATTGTTTGGGTCAGAGACTGCAGGTAAGATGACAAATTCTGTGTCTTACTCTCGTTAACCATGGACAAAAACTTTCCAAACAATGAAAACCCCTCTTAGATTGGCCAAACCGTTATATTTGTGAAAGTGGAGCCTGATGGGGCAAAAGGCTGAGAGGTCTCCAACTATAATGAGCAGACGTAAGATCCAAGTCAACTCATCTATATTTACCCTGAAATTAATCCCCACGGCCCAAGGTTTTCTGATGGTTCCCATCATAAATGGAAGATGGTCACCTGATCCTATGAAGCTTTGAGCTGGAATCTCACCATAAAACATTATATGAGTAGCTAATGCTCAAAGCTAAGGTAAGTTCTCCCTGGGAATGAGAAGATCTACATGACCTTCTGCCAAGATAGTTGGGTGAAATAATCTTATCTTGGGGTGGCCATATACCTTCAATAACTGATGACCCGAACTAGATTTTCCACCCAAACCCCTAAACACATGAAGCTTAGCACGGTATTCAGAATGAATAGGAGAACAAAGCATCAGCATCGACAGATGATGGGTCTAGAGTTGGGACATATCAGTTAGTTGGCCAGGACTGCCAATAGGTGGATTCGGCTAGAGTATATACATCTGAACCTATATAGATCCCCACACAATGAAGAAACTATAAGTCCTTATATAACGGTTACCTTGGAAGGTGATAGCTTGGATGCTGTGGTGACCTCTCCTGACTCCCACAGATTCTTCTTGTTTGCCACTGCATCTGCAGGACTCAGCAGTTCTAAAGATGGCGTCCGAACCAAGCGGCCTGTCTTAGTGGAGGTCTATGGAGGAAATATAAGGAAACataactagaaaaaaaacaagTGCACTAACATCCCTGGTATATAACCTATACGTTCCATACCTCTATAGCATGTGTGTACTGCTCCAAGCGATCATCGATCTTGTTTATTGGGAGAGGTGGCTCGCTCCTCTTAATACTGTTGCTGTAGGTAAGAAGGTGAAGTGGATATCAAAAGAAGGTGCATAGTGGAAGAAAAGAGACCACAAGGTCACTCAGAAAAGACTGACAAGACCAGAAAACTGCCAAAACATAATCATACAATTGCTGCATGAACGTGCGATGAAGTGTCCAtatgatagagatatatatagcgCCTAAataacagggctgtggagtcggagtaTTATACAATTAAGGTTtgtttgcatatttactttcttcTTAGGAAGTCAATGACTATACCACTTCAATCTCacaatggctgtcagccatttatgaaggagttggctTTAGGCCTTGGAAAGATTTAGGAGTTGGAGatggagtcagtggtttggcccaTCAAATCCGCAGCCTTGCGGTAGGAGGACACATACAGTGCCTAAGAAACATCAAATGGAGATGGTCTGTGCTGCATACGGTATGGACAGAGGGGCGCAGTGGGATTATTGCCTAATGGGTGCCTATGGTTATACTTTATCCCAATATCTTTACAACCAAAAATATTCCTCTACAGTAAAGATACTATAAGTGATTACTAATACATAGACCTTGGGAATCTACCACCTAAGTATATTCAGccgccaccaccatgttacagaggcAGGACTTTAGGTGGGGCAATACTTAAGAAGGACAGGTCATAGACGTTGAGGATCAACATGGCGTGAAGCAGACCGGAGACAAAGGTAAAGTCAGTATTTGCACGGCATTCGTAATTCATGGGAACATCACAATATAGTTATTTACAGTGGCCAGATTTACCTCTTCTGGATGGAACGGTTCAGAACCTCAGCTCTTTCAGTAACCTGGTAATTGAGAAGACAAAAATTAGGCTGGGCCTGTTTAGATATAACTATacatatagaatacagaataTTGTGCTTATATTTCTACCCCGAGATTCCCACCATACATTTTCATTTTCCTAATGGATGTACCCCCAATggcgccaggttcacactagtgtttgggtttccgttcttcggatctgcaaaacggaaacctaatctgcttaaaaagtggttacctgcggaatcccacagactataataggggccACCTGGTTTCCCCGAAATCGGTGGAGAAAGGGGGACAAGTCCCCGAACAGCTACCCAACACAAGTGTGACCACAATCTTAGATAGAAGTGTAGATTCAGGGCGGTGAGACTTCTGGTTAGACAAAGCATCCAAGACGATTCCACTTCAAGAGTCTTTGGGTTGCTCCGGTACAGCTAATACCTCCACGGCTATGCCCCGATGGGACCCTTGTCCATGTGTGGCCAGTGTAATGTAATAATACTCACCGTAATATTGGAGTCTTCGTCCTCGCCATCGCTGATCACtaactgccttttcttttcttcGGGCTCCCATCTCTCACTGTGTGACTCTCTCTGTATCATAAGTCAAAGAATACAAGCGACATATCAGTACATGACGCCATTAcagaaatataatgggttattcATCTATGGAGAACGCTTATGGCTAACACGAATACTTGGCCTAGTCTGTTGTGGACGTGCAAGCTATAACTATTCCAAATAATACATACTGGATCGGAGAGATTACTAATATAGTCTAATAAGGGACTTGATGCACATCCCCTGGAGCTGAAAAGTTCTTCCAAAAGCAGAAGATGTTGGGTTGAGTCTCAAGAACCAGCGACGACAACCAACAGCTGGGGCTTATCTGTAGTGACTGCAATGCTAAGGGTACCGTATAGCCAGACTGGACCGTTCTGATTAGGGTATGAGATTAGACACAAAGGTGTTTGGGCCGACCTGGTCATTGTAAGGCTCAAAAGTATATTCCTGTCTTCTTCCTTGCTCGAGGTTTTGAGCGTCTTCTCTTGGATATGGACTTGGGGATCGGTTCTCTTCTGCGTTATCATACTCTCTAAGGGGAGAAACAAAAGAGTTAAAAAGAAATGAGGAATAATAAAAATTCACATTGTATCTTAAGGCGAAGACCCAGAGTGGGCTGCAGCGAAAAAGCGTTGCGGTGACGCATCACGGTttatcccgcagcgcttttcataaagggtccacagagttttcctctccggactttctgcttcacttGTACTTGTAAGGAAAGTGCCAGCGTTTCcatcggtataattgacatgttgcgatttccaaaaacgaaacggttttggaaatagcagcgttTATGTTACGTGTATTTTTCAGCAACACGTAGATGAGATTCACAAGTATCCCcgttgcagagactgtaaaacactgcggccaAACCATGCGTTTATAACACGCGAGATTAagcccccacgttgcggaaactcagcttttttttgttgcagattttgcaagccaaaaccaggagtggaatgagcataaggtagaagtataagtacgtcctatataattcccattacttttgtagccattcttagctttggctcaaaactgcagcaaaatctgcaacaaaaaaaagctgcgtttcagcaatgtggggcctcagcctaaaggagttttccaggattaAAACACTGATGACCGACCATAGGATAAGTCACCGATATTAGATCAACAAGGGTCCACCAGCATGGATCCCTATGGGTCAGCTATTTAAAGCCATTGcctccacttcacaggccatatgATGTTATACTCAGTGATCACATAGCCCAttcatagctcagtcccattcaagtgactacCACAGCCGCTATACAATGTGCGGCACTGTAGGGGTCCCGGCTATCAGCCCCCTAATGATCTAATAGTCATAACCTGTCCCCAggctacaaaaacaaaaaattggcAACAGCACCAATAAGAGTACtgcaaataaaatacataaaatgcattttttggttATCATATAAGCCCATCCTCCAGCAACAAGGCGCCCGTTGTTAGACGCGACCCTACATTACCGCTCTCTTGGTGTTGGCGAGTGTACTTGAGCCATATTATGTTTAGCATACACCACAAATGGTCTCCTGTCTCTGAGCCTGGGCCTCCAAATGAACGAAGGGGAATGTGCTTTACCCATATCATGCTTTAATTAAATTCAGCCTTGGTTAGATGGGTGGCGTGCACAACCAAAATGGAGTCAACCCCACCCCCAAATGCACAGTGCAACAAACACACAGACATGGTCAGCACTGGCAGACAATACGAAGAGTATGTGCAGGTGCCATGACTGCAATAGAGAGGCAAATGTAAAAAAACTTCagtccctgaaaacccctttaagaccccatAGATCTTTTTTAGACACCATTTTCCTTACTGCACAGACTGCAGACATGATCTGCAAACTAGAGTCTTATGGTACGGCTCCTACATGTATAAAGTACCAGTGCACAACTCATTACTGTTTCTTCTAAATCCATATAgtgtcattcctctgttattcttcctggaaatgcatgaataaactaagaattaaagaTTCTTCTTGTAAAGTAAGTCATGTTCCTACAAACTGAAATCATTGTCAGGATGTGTAAGGAAGAACCCAGGAGACAATGGGGctatcaatttattcatacatttcccggaggaataacagaggaacagcacaatgcagagttcCTAAGAAACCGTGTGTCAGCCTATAAGCAGAACATGTACCTTGTTTCCCACTGGTTGGAGGAGACGATTAGTTTCTCGGATGTATTATCATCATGGCGGCTATAGTCATAATTGCAGGGATCTGCTTCATCATTCACCTGGAAAAATAAAGAGGTCAGCGaaattaaaaaatttgcaaatctCAGAAATATTTTGCAAATATATCTGATACTATAGAGACTGTATTAAAAGTGCAGTGTAGGCAATCACATATAGAAGGATATATCAGGGCAGATTCTTGAAGACTGGGTTTactcacaccagtcttcatagccccgGAGCATGTGGGTGCACCTAATACATGTCAAGGTGCACACCACCCCGTACCACCCCaagcacaggcctcagcagtgaccccaggcaaatgatgtcactgaggaggtTGAGAGAGAGCCCCAGGAACCACAAAAAGACCCGAAACAGGCAAGAAAACATAGGTATgaagatattttattttttttcccccttccctGGGCCTTCCCTTATTATACCTTgaagagaccctggagtataataatgtcactttcactttgacataactttgactGTCTTTGCCATAGAGAGCTAGtcattagatagataggtagttctacactatgttttatacataggttcctagtagccctgacagtgttatacactatgttttatagataggttcctagtagccctgacagtgttatacactatgtattatagataggttcctagtagccctgacagtgtcataaattatgttttatagataggttcctagtagccctgacagtgtcatacattatgttttatagataggttcctaggagccctgacagtgttatacactatgtattatagataggttcctaggagccctgacattgttatatactatgttttatagataggttcctaggagccttgacagtgttatacactatgtattatagataggttcctaggagccctgacagtgtcatacactatgttttatagataggttcctaggagccttgacagtgtcatacactatgttttatagataggttcctaggagccttgacagtgttatacactatgtattatagataggttcctaggagccctgacagtgttatacactatgttttatagataggttcctaggagccttgacagtgttatacactatgtattatagataggttcctaggagccctgacagtgttctacactatgtattatagataggttcctaggagccctgacattgttatatactatgttttatagataggttcctaggagccttgacagtgttatacactatgtattatagataggttcctaggagccctgacattgttatatactatgttttatagataggttcctaggagccctgacagtgtcatacactatgttttatagataggttcctaggagccttgacagtgttatacactatgtattatagataggttcctaggattcctgacagtgttctacactatgtattatagataggttcctaggattcctgacagtgttctacactatgttttatagataggttcctaggggccccgAGAGCTTTTTGATGTTTTAGGCTAATTTCAAGTGTGGTTTGCACCAAACTTGTTCGCCCAAGTCTTATACCCGAGTCACCCAAACCCGATAAGAAACTGATCCTGAGATGTTCACCCATCCTTACTTATTCCCCTGCAGCATTCCAGCACAGCTACATCCATACATTTTTGGAAGCTGTCATGTGATCCCACTCTAAAAGCGTGGTAGATGAGGAACCATTCTGCTGGCCCAGAAGATTTAACTATACTAGTGGGATGCCTGTAGGTCACCACTTGAAGGAGCATCCCTGATGTTCACAAATATGTTGTAAGCTATAGAATTATGAAACTCTACTGATACACACTGTCTGTCTCTGTGAGTGCTGAGTGCAGAATCTTCTGTTCATTCTATAACATTCAGCTTCAGATTGCCTGCTGTATGATAGATGTCTCCTTGTAAGTGTGAATTAGGATGGGACTGCTTTAGGAAATCCTCAGAAGGAAATATGCCAGGAGCTAATGAGGCAGATATGTGGCAAATCAACTAAAGTAGACTTCACTATATAGGCTTACAATTGTTGGAGCGCGTCTTAATTTTGAGTGTGCTGTTGAGATTGTGTTGTTCAGTTTGAGTTTTAGATGTGATAGCTTAATAGAACTGGCGTCAATCGTGTACATACAATTTAACCCTCCGCTATTCTCTACTAGACATGGCATGTATTTAGAAGAAATACCTCAGCTGCTTCATAGCGAGAAGTTCCttcatcttcttcctcttctgcttTCGGCTGTTGATCTCCAACGTCTTCCTCTGTATTTTCTACCACTCTGCTCTGTTCTTCCATGTGTGTTAATTCTTCTCTTTCTTCTGTGGCCTGAGCCGCTCCTTGCAGCTTTCTCTGCTCCAATTTCTGTGACCAGTCACTAAATCCCTCATCTTCCTCATTCTCCCAGCGTCCAGCAGGCTTCAGTCCCACACTAAGGATAAGAATAGAATAATGTAGTTGGGAATATCACCAGAGATGGTGGTCTGTTGTCCCCATCAGAAGTGTCTATGATATACCCAAGGATGGAAGAACGTTGCCTGGATGAGACCTAGATCTCCACTTCTAGCCCACTATAAAAACTCACTGGGTCCACAATGTATATTAGGTAGTCTAACAACTTTGTATTACTGCAGGTCTTTGGTTCTGTAACTCACTACATGTGAccgtagccttaaagggattctatcattggaatgaCAGGGgttgtcccctgtgctgtccgaagactctccagcgacacctccatcttcttctcccgacTGCCTATTTGCCATGTCCTCAGCCGCGTTTCCAGCCGGAagagccgactatgcatgtcCATCGGCCGTTTTCCTGTGGCCGTACGGATCCTCGTGTAAggcgccacaggaaaatggccgacggacatgcgcagacgGATGAAGAAGCAGCTGATCACACGGCGAAGAGGCGgttgggagaagaagatggaggcatcactggagagtctttggacagcacaggggacacccctgcAATGCTCCTCTGAGAAAAGATATGCAAATTAgcactctaaaaaaaaaaaagagttctgtctctagcgccacctgttgGAAGGCAAGAATCCTATGAGTCAATGCCTGACCTTTTAAAACAGTCC from Leptodactylus fuscus isolate aLepFus1 chromosome 7, aLepFus1.hap2, whole genome shotgun sequence carries:
- the LSP1 gene encoding lymphocyte-specific protein 1 isoform X1, producing MSDNEDTQRQDACEEEQTFEEKLEETQRLTTQWSVEDEEEAARERRRRERQQQYQLGSEGQSPEDVNEETCSPSEEHVGLKPAGRWENEEDEGFSDWSQKLEQRKLQGAAQATEEREELTHMEEQSRVVENTEEDVGDQQPKAEEEEDEGTSRYEAAEVNDEADPCNYDYSRHDDNTSEKLIVSSNQWETREYDNAEENRSPSPYPREDAQNLEQGRRQEYTFEPYNDQRESHSERWEPEEKKRQLVISDGEDEDSNITVTERAEVLNRSIQKSNSIKRSEPPLPINKIDDRLEQYTHAIETSTKTGRLVRTPSLELLSPADAVANKKNLWESGEVTTASKLSPSKDTEGINIGVSEMINQWGKGKSDPDGQAGCPKVTEVRPGEVLSKKSLWEQNTKSVQSNKSATPKYKFVPTGHGKYEKVRLDEP
- the LSP1 gene encoding lymphocyte-specific protein 1 isoform X2: MSTSLLRRDSSKKNLQNLLKLTTQWSVEDEEEAARERRRRERQQQYQLGSEGQSPEDVNEETCSPSEEHVGLKPAGRWENEEDEGFSDWSQKLEQRKLQGAAQATEEREELTHMEEQSRVVENTEEDVGDQQPKAEEEEDEGTSRYEAAEVNDEADPCNYDYSRHDDNTSEKLIVSSNQWETREYDNAEENRSPSPYPREDAQNLEQGRRQEYTFEPYNDQRESHSERWEPEEKKRQLVISDGEDEDSNITVTERAEVLNRSIQKSNSIKRSEPPLPINKIDDRLEQYTHAIETSTKTGRLVRTPSLELLSPADAVANKKNLWESGEVTTASKLSPSKDTEGINIGVSEMINQWGKGKSDPDGQAGCPKVTEVRPGEVLSKKSLWEQNTKSVQSNKSATPKYKFVPTGHGKYEKVRLDEP